The Vespula vulgaris chromosome 22, iyVesVulg1.1, whole genome shotgun sequence genome window below encodes:
- the LOC127071495 gene encoding mucin-5AC-like isoform X2, translated as MAGVGKRTYLRDVNPYLICPLCRGYLIDATTVVECLHSFCRSCILKHLNTEARCPSCNHVLNKAKPNIKADKALQDIVYKLVPGLYHKEMRRRREFYRRHPEHGKFRFFSYRRKFGEKICRPRYVQCQSSSFPTADVATPEQRGEDVSGRLIFAPEDAVSLSLEYLPPGADPLTILLSTNESDHSSNNNNNNNNNNINNNNNTVNNNSNASNSNNNNSNNNNGNNNSNNNNNSNSNNTSSNTTSNRRYLQCPALVTIAHLKKFLALKYSVDMTRYTIEICHRRAPLPEHWTLMDVAYIYAWKRNAPMRFFYRVAQEEQALEAPLHERPSTPGLGASLPPSDNSVNVRDDDAEQIPEVERKAKEDDKEDVVEKNEVEPAKEKLQNPVIPSDRLKESKAIEKDDKKMDVPSSTVARTLPTTSPTTTTVTSTISNTVCSTAITLSPTTSTTTATSVTTATATTVSPAVAITTVASTTLATTTTDTTITMTTATATATATATATVTVTATTTTTDTAITTATATTTATATTSTTATAISTVTATTKATTTATATATSTSTTTTTATATATTMVTATTTTATTTILTSTTMNTMSTSTTTASNTMITSTVNEESSKQIKTPIKILKNSDGNYEVLRSPPPNWHSREQNSNSCDVKTTNPEFSVVSIGDGQNSNGVKITLKQCSAPNTNSKKPKVISNVLLHCGQVEREPSGGLLFQHLQKDKDKFQTVDKQEKQKRRVTFMDKPTTVKTMFNVSKTIIKKTTEQNDRKKQFLQGFQLAAKEPTIENLLIDKSPKMTSGNANITSENTAQTNAIVNKKEHNNVKTNGLEIEELNEKTNTENGNAGFGNLINDKKSNNNVVTNISQNIIKSNINKSFIEAETRVIGINTTRNINSNANVNVNSPTKMDVYAFPNDPVVPVGAVKRKCPPGLPISEVKRKRQQTSQVQSATKKTTVSTQSMPKTSRKCGNEQQIMSPKKPMNVVNDSGPSRTLNVATPKTSPSNPLFSNDTRNLLDGCGLNIPASLSITLTAPKSPGNSGCSNDINDTKDNRKNVLGKVSPSITLNDRCVDPRVLKALKTGQIRMPAPPKPRQTKQADRESSHQRQTPPGKRKREQESRDILDLSGGKKMDIHPLRIPQPVTKLKAKSPIRENIPGIIDQGQVVTLMSGHRYYRAPPGSLTPAAHRVSDCPLPTPGRTPVYAPTGLSGSMNGNRTNTSLSSVFPSLQSLYALSQAPNLQQFQMDAMMRLPRGGGSSVGVSGGGVGIGGSGDNIIPNSCISNNIASSESASVGGNVPGKSHLAAQCAPVKPARSSVAPLAVPITKHQSSERTVSNCLNRQIANDTNKNVTLRNNDNSPTSGDVAERLSSQPKYSPALETNDKFTVRKENGKTGSNDDKTMSSNVARDLRLELITDNSNERNNSVNQQQPQQQQQQQQQQQQQQQQQQQQQQQQQQQQQQQQQQQQQQQQQQQQQKQQQYNREAASPRVSSTASPSPPPSESNSNACVDENKVTKQQQEDGNGTINRSDENRNDVPAQSNALIKNNPNTEVSSTKSPASPDSSSVTADSSLVKVCPNVDQQTSSSTQEPERNVKSTDSPTKIDVSTREDSPVDGEKNKTNATKLSDGKQMTSEMLQKRLLAAFPTNEWANNPIAAEHLGNFLKSLNASMKTENNAISEKAIENKTVESESDCVKPIFTNNEVSSNQKKEIGERS; from the exons ATGGCAGGGGTTGGGAAAAGAACTTACTTGCGGGACGTGAATCCCTATCTCATCTGTCCTCTATGCAGAGGATATTTGATAGATGCGACGACGGTCGTTGAGTGCTTGCATTCTT TTTGCAGAAGCTGTATCCTAAAACATCTTAATACGGAGGCACGTTGTCCTTCTTGCAATCATGTATTGAACAAGGCTAAACCAAACATCAA AGCTGACAAAGCTTTACAAGATATCGTGTACAAACTAGTTCCTGGACTTTATCATAAGGAGATGCgcagaagaagagaattttaCAGAAGACATCCCGAGCATGGTAAGTTTAGATTTTTCtcgtatcgaagaaaatttggCGAGAAAATTTGTCGGCCTAGATACGTTCAATGTCAATCGTCTTCCTTTCCAACAGCAGATGTCGCGACTCCGGAGCAACGAGGGGAAGATGTGAGCGGTCGATTAATCTTTGCGCCTGAAGACGCAGTCAGCTTGAGTCTCGAGTACCTTCCACCTGGTGCCGATCCATTGACGATTTTGTTGAGTACAAACGAGTCTGACCATTCgtctaacaataataacaacaacaataacaacaatattaacaacaacaacaacactgTCAACAACAATAGCAACGCTAGCAAcagtaacaataacaacagcaacaataataatggCAACaacaatagcaataataataataatagtaatagtaataatactaGTAGCAACACCACGAGCAATAGACGGTATCTTCAATGTCCCGCCCTAGTTACGATAGCGCATCTTAAAAAGTTCTTAGCTTTGAAATACAGCGTCGATATGACAAGATACACTATCGAAATATGTCATCGAAGAGCACCGCTGCCAGAACATTGGACTCTTATGGACGTAGCCTACATATACGCTTGGAAAAGg AATGCCCCTATGAGATTCTTTTATCGTGTTGCACAAGAAGAACAAGCCTTGGAAGCACCGTTACATGAAAGACCATCCACGCCTGGATTAGGTGCTAGTTTACCACCTAGTGACAATTCCGTCAATGTGCGTGATGATGATGCGGAACAAATACCAGAAGTCGAACGTAAGGCGAAAGAAGATGACAAGGAAGATGTCGtagagaaaaatgaagttGAACCAGCGAAGGAGAAATTACAGAACCCAGTAATCCCTTCCGATCGTTTAAAAGAATCGAAAGCGATCGAGAAGGATGATAAGAAAATGGATGTGCCGTCTTCGACGGTCGCTAGAACATTACCAACGACTTCACCTACCACCACAACGGTAACATCGACGATAAGTAATACTGTGTGTTCGACAGCGATCACGCTTTCTCCGACTACATCCACCACTACTGCAACATCTGTCACTACGGCAACTGCTACGACTGTATCTCCAGCTGTTGCTATAACTACGGTTGCATCTACAACTTTAGCCACGACTACTACGGATACTACTATAACCATGACTACGGCTACGGCTACGGCTACGGCTACGGCTACGGCTACGGTTACGGTTACGGCTACAACTACCACTACGGATACGGCTATAACTACGGCTACGGCTACGACTACGGCTACGGCTACAACGTCTACTACGGCTACGGCTATATCTACGGTTACGGCTACGACTAAGGCTACGACTACAGCTACGGCTACGGCTACGTCTACgtctacgactacgactacagCTACAGCTACAGCCACAACCATGGTTACAGCTACGACTACAACTGCGACTACAACAATTCTAACTTCGACAACAATGAATACAATGTCGACAAGCACGACCACTGCATCTAACACGATGATAACATCTACGGTTAACGAGGAGAGCAGTAAGCAAATCAAAACgccgataaaaatattgaaaaattctgaTGGAAATTACGAAGTGTTGAGAAGTCCACCCCCTAATTGGCATTCCAGAGAACAAAATTCAAATTCTTGTGACGTCAAAACCACGAACCCTGAATTTAGTGTTGTAAGTATCGGGGATGGACAAAATTCCAACGGAGTGAAAATAACTCTAAAACAATGTTCAGCTCCTAATACAAATTCAAAGAAACCAAAAGTAATTAGTAATGTTTTGTTACACTGTGGACAGGTTGAGAGGGAACCATCCGGCGGATTGCTATTCCAGCATCTTCAAAAAGATAAGGACAAATTTCAAACGGTGGATAAACAGGAGAAACAGAAACGCAGAGTCACTTTTATGGACAAACCAACTACGGTAAAAACTATGTTTAATGTATCGAagactataataaaaaagacgaCCGAGCAAAACGATCGGAAGAAACAGTTTCTTCAAGGATTTCAGTTGGCCGCGAAAGAACCAACAATAGAGAAtttattgatcgataaaaGCCCAAAGATGACGAGCGGAAACGCAAATATAACTAGTGAAAATACAGCACAAACGAATGCGATCGTTAATAAGAAAGAACACAATAACGTTAAAACGAATGGTTTAGAAATCGAAGAACTGAATGAAAAAACCAATACGGAGAATGGTAACGCCGGATTtggaaatttaataaacgataagAAATCTAATAATAACGTAGTAACGAATATCTcccaaaatataataaaatctaatattaataaatcgtttatcgAGGCCGAGACACGAGTTATCGGTATAAATACAACTAGAAATATTAACAGTAATGCCAATGTCAATGTCAACAGTCCTACGAAGATGGACGTTTATGCTTTTCCAAATGATCCTGTAGTCCCCGTAGGTGCTGTTAAAAGAAAGTGTCCACCTGGTTTACCTATTTCCGAAGTGAAACGTAAACGGCAGCAAACGTCTCAGGTGCAATCCGCGACGAAAAAGACAACCGTGTCTACTCAAAGCATGCCCAAGACATCTCGAAAATGTGGAAACGAACAACAAATCATGTCACCGAAGAAACCTATGAATGTGGTGAATGATTCCGGTCCCAGTCGTACGCTTAACGTCGCAACACCCAAGACATCACCGTCGAATccattattttcaaatgacACGAGGAATTTGTTGGATGGTTGCGGTTTAAATATACCTGCGAGTTTGAGTATAACCTTGACAGCACCGAAGTCACCGGGAAATAGCGGATGTTCGAACGATATCAACGATACCAAGGATAATCGAAAGAACGTTTTAGGAAAGGTGAGTCCAAGTATTACACTTAACGATAGATGCGTCGATCCTCGTGTATTGAAAGCTTTGAAGACTGGACAAATCAGGATGCCTGCCCCTCCTAAACCTAGACAAACGAAACAAGCAGATCGCGAGAGCAGTCATCAGCGTCAAACTCCTCCTGGTAAAAGGAAACGAGAACAAGAATCCAGAGATATCTTGGATCTGAGTGGTGGTAAAAAGATGGATATACATCCTTTGAGAATACCTCAACCAGTGACGAAATTGAAAGCGAAATCGccgataagagaaaatataccAGGTATCATCGATCAAGGACAAGTAGTTACACTGATGAGCGGTCATCGATACTACAGAGCTCCGCCTGGTTCTTTAACGCCAGCGGCTCATCGTGTCAGCGATTGTCCTCTTCCTACACCCGGACGTACTCCAGTTTATGCACCAACAGGACTATCCGGCTCGATGAATGGAAACCGTACTAATACCAGTCTATCGTCCGTGTTTCCAAGTTTGCAGAGCCTTTACGCTTTGAGTCAAGCGCCGAACCTTCAACAATTTCAAATGGACGCAATGATGAGATTACCGCGAGGTGGAGGAAGTAGTGTTGGTGTTAGTGGTGGAGGTGTAGGCATAGGCGGAAGCGGAGATAATATAATTCCGAATAGCTGTATATCTAATAACATAGCAAGTTCCGAAAGTGCTAGTGTTGGTGGTAACGTACCTGGTAAGAGTCATTTAGCTGCACAATGTGCTCCTGTGAAACCCGCCAGATCCTCGGTTGCACCTTTAGCAGTTCCTATCACGAAGCATCAATCGAGCGAACGGACTGTATCTAATTGCTTGAACAGACAAATCGCAAATGATACGAACAAAAATGTGACTCTgcgtaataacgataattctCCGACGTCGGGCGATGTCGCTGAGAGACTTTCCTCTCAACCAAAGTACTCACCAGCTCTTGAAACCAACGACAAGTTCACTGTACGgaaggaaaatggaaaaactGGAAGTAACGATGACAAAACAATGTCTTCTAATGTAGCGCGTGATCTCAGATTAGAATTGATTACGGATAATTCGAACGAACGCAACAATTCTGTGAATCAACAACAGccacaacagcagcaacaacaacaacaacaacaacagcaacaacaacaacaacaacagcaacaacaacagcagcaacagcaacaacaacaacaacagcagcagcagcagcaacaacaacagcaacaacaacagcaacaaaaacaacaacaatacaATCGCGAAGCTGCAAGTCCAAGAGTTTCCTCCACCGCATCACCATCTCCACCTCCTAGCGAAAGTAACAGCAACGCTTGCGTggatgaaaataaagtaacGAAACAACAACAGGAGGACGGTAATGGTACGATCAATCGTTCAGATGAAAATCGAAACGACGTGCCGGCGCAATCGAACGCCCTAATAAAAAACAACCCCAATACCGAAGTCTCAAGCACGAAGTCTCCTGCCAGTCCAGACTCAAGTTCCGTTACTGCGGATAGTTCTCTCGTTAAAGTTTGCCCAAACGTGGATCAACAAACTTCCTCGTCTACGCAAGAGCCCGAACGTAATGTCAAATCTACCGATTCACCGACTAAAATAGACGTTTCTACGCGCGAAGATTCTCCCGTtgacggagaaaaaaataaaactaacgCGACGAAATTATCGGACGGCAAACAAATGACCTCGGAAATGTtacaaaaaagattattgGCAGCGTTTCCCACGAACGAATGGGCGAACAATCCGATAGCGGCCGAACATTTgggtaattttttaaagagttTGAATGCCTCGATGAAAACTGAGAACAACGCGATTTCGGAAAAagcgatcgaaaataaaactGTCGAAAGTGAGAGCGATTGTGTTAAGCCGATATTTACGAATAATGAGGTGTCGTCCaatcaaaaaaaggaaattggCGAACGATCGTAA